The DNA sequence CGTCGATTTGGTCGCGGCACTGCCGGACAGCCAGCTGAACGAAGGCACAGCGGCCGGCCGTGGATTTGCTGTCAGCGGCGGTGTGGCTAAGGCTGTTGTAGATGTTATTAAGAAGATTGACCCGGACCGTGACATAAAGGTACAGGCGGCACAGGGACTGCGGGAATGCCGCCAGATGCTACGCGTGGCAAAGGCCGGTAAATACGACGGCTATCTGCTGGAAGGCATGGCATGCCCCGGCGGCTGTGTAGCTGGTGCGGGAACACTGCAGCCCGTTGCAAAGTCTTCTGTACAGGTAAAGCAGTATGCCAGTAAGGCAGACAAAAAGAACGCATTGGAAAGCCCCTACGAAGATATTGCGGACAAGCTGGACTGAGTTTTCTGCATCATCTGTACACAAGAAAAAACAAAAGTGCCTTGTCCGGCAGTGCCGGCGGGGCACTTTTTTAGAGGCAAAGGAGGACAAAAACGGCAGAATGCAGAAAATGAAACGAATTGTACAGCCGCTGCTTAGGTGGTTCCAGCGGAATGCACGGGACCTGCCGTGGCGGCATCATCCCACACCGTACCGAGTCTGGATATCCGAAATTATGCTGCAGCAGACACGTGTGGAAGCGGTAAAAGGATATTTTGAGCGCTTTTTGAAGGCGGCACCGGATATTCCTTCCCTGGCGGCACTTCCGGAGGAACGGCTGCTGAAGCTGTGGGAAGGGCTGGGCTATTATTCCCGCGCCCGTAACCTGCAGAAAGCGGCAAAGGTAGCTGTCGAAAAATACGGTGGACGATTGCCTGCTTCCTATCCGGAACTGCTGACACTGCCGGGAATTGGTCCCTATACTGCCGGTGCCATTGCGTCCATTGCGTTTCACCTGCCGGTTCCGGCGGTGGACGGCAATGTCCTGCGGGTGTGGATGCGTTTGACAGCGGACAGTGCCGATATTTCGGACCCCACCGTCAAGCGCTGCGTAGAAGCGGGCGTTCAGGCAATTCTGCCGGAAGAGCACAGCGGTGATTTTAATCAGGCAATGATGGAACTGGGTGCCACTGTTTGTGTACCGAATGCGCCGCCAAAGTGTGAAAGCTGTCCGCTGGCGGAGCTGTGTGCGGCACATACTGCCGGCGGAGAACAGCAGTATCCGGTGAAGAAGCCAAAGCCGCCGCGCCGAATAGAACAGCGGACACTTTTTTTGCTGCAGCAGGGGGGACGTTTGGCACTGCGCCGCCGGCCGCCAAGGGGACTGCTGGCTTCCATGTGGGAACTGCCCAGCGAGAATGGTGCGCTGGACCAGCGGCAGGCGGTGCAGGCTGTGCGTGCGATGGGGTTGGAGCCGGTCCGTCTGCTTCCGCTTCCGCCGGCTAAACATATTTTCACCCATATCGAGTGGCACATGACGGGCTGGCGTGTCCTGCTGGCTCCGCCTGTATCGGCGCCGGACCTTGTGTGGGCCAGTATAGAAGAACTGCGGGAACGCTATCCGCTTCCCAGTGCTTTCCGTCCCTATCTCAACGCTTTTTTGGAAAAAACAGAGCAGAGCGGGGACACAAATGCATATTCCGCACAGCGGAAACAATAAAATAAAAGAGTGTGTTAAAAAGGAGGAAAGCTATGCAAGATGAAAAAAGGTTCGCTGTCCTTATCGACGCGGACAATGTTTCGGGCAAATATGTCCGATATATTCTGGATGAAATCAGCAACAATGGTGTTGCAACGTATAAGCGCATTTACGGGGACTGGACAAAGCCTTCCCTCGCTTCCTGGAAAAATGTGCTGCTGGAGAATTCTATTATTCCGTTTCAGCAGTACGGCTATACAGCAGGGAAGAGTTCGACCGATTCGGCCATGATTATTGACGCGATGGATATTCTGTATTCCGGTCATGTGGATGGTTTTTGTTTGGTTTCCAGCGACAGCGACTTTACCCGTTTGGCGGCCCGCCTGCGGGAGGGCGGAATGGTTGTAATCGGCATGGGCGAAAAAAAGACACCGGCGCCCTTTATTGCGGCGTGCAACAAATTCCGCTATTTGGAAGTGCTGGAGCAGCAGGCGGAAGAGAATGAAAAAGCCTCGGATGCTCCGACCAAACCGGAAATGGTGCCGCCGGACAAAATTATTAACAGCATCTATAATATGGTGCGGGATAACGCCGATGAGGACGGCCGTGTGCTGATTGGCGATGTAGGAAATATGTTGGTGCGCCGCTATCCGGATTTTGATGTGCGAAACTACGGCTTTAAAAAGCTGAGCCAGTTTATCGGTTCCCTGGATATGTTTGATGTTGTTAGTGTGCTGGCAGAAAACGGCCGCAACCGCATTTATTATGTTATGGAAAAATCCATTCCCCGCCGGAAACCGAAGATACATGTGTGACCGGTGCGAAAACAAATTTTTTATTGCCGCGAGTAACAAATCTTTAACTGGTATTTTATTCTGGTCCGCTTTATAATGAGTATGTACACATACGTTCCAGAAAATGTTCATTCATGGGTAAATTCCCCTGTAAGCAAAGCAACCATTTTCCGGACAGATGAAAACAGCCTGCCCATTTTGACGGCAGATGCGCTGTACAACGCAAAAAGGAAGTAGAGTAGAGAAAATGTCAGAGAGAAAAAAAGTGAGTGCGGTCGAGCGGCAGAAAAAGCGCACAAGACGCCACGCCGCAATTGTTCTAATCTGTATTGTATTGGTTGCGGCGCTTGCCGGTGGTACTTATGGAATTACCCGTCTGTTGGTGCACCCGAAAACGGGAACAGCAGTGTCTTCCTCTGCCGTTTCCAAGGCGTCCACTGCGAAAGATTCTTCCACCTCGGCTTCTTCTGCTGCGGCTGCTTCTTCCGCACAGGCCTTTGAGGTCAACAAGACTGGCCTGACGGGATATCAGGCGCTGTATCCGGACCTGTATGCAAAGACAAAGGTTGGTCAGTGGAAAGATGCCGCCGATAAAACCGTGTACCTCACCTTCGATGACGGCCCGAGTGACCTGACCCCGCAGCTGCTGGAGGTCCTGAAGAAGAACAATGTCAAAGCAGCCTTTTTCATCACTCATCAGCCGGAACAGCAGAAAGACCCGAACTATGATAAATACCTAAAGGAAATTTATGATTCTGGC is a window from the Caproicibacterium lactatifermentans genome containing:
- the mutY gene encoding A/G-specific adenine glycosylase — protein: MQKMKRIVQPLLRWFQRNARDLPWRHHPTPYRVWISEIMLQQTRVEAVKGYFERFLKAAPDIPSLAALPEERLLKLWEGLGYYSRARNLQKAAKVAVEKYGGRLPASYPELLTLPGIGPYTAGAIASIAFHLPVPAVDGNVLRVWMRLTADSADISDPTVKRCVEAGVQAILPEEHSGDFNQAMMELGATVCVPNAPPKCESCPLAELCAAHTAGGEQQYPVKKPKPPRRIEQRTLFLLQQGGRLALRRRPPRGLLASMWELPSENGALDQRQAVQAVRAMGLEPVRLLPLPPAKHIFTHIEWHMTGWRVLLAPPVSAPDLVWASIEELRERYPLPSAFRPYLNAFLEKTEQSGDTNAYSAQRKQ
- a CDS encoding NYN domain-containing protein; the protein is MQDEKRFAVLIDADNVSGKYVRYILDEISNNGVATYKRIYGDWTKPSLASWKNVLLENSIIPFQQYGYTAGKSSTDSAMIIDAMDILYSGHVDGFCLVSSDSDFTRLAARLREGGMVVIGMGEKKTPAPFIAACNKFRYLEVLEQQAEENEKASDAPTKPEMVPPDKIINSIYNMVRDNADEDGRVLIGDVGNMLVRRYPDFDVRNYGFKKLSQFIGSLDMFDVVSVLAENGRNRIYYVMEKSIPRRKPKIHV